A stretch of the Veillonella parvula DSM 2008 genome encodes the following:
- the def gene encoding peptide deformylase, with product MAVLDVVKAGHPVLKQVAEPVEHVNKKLRVLIDDMAETMYKTEGVGLAAPQVAVAKRIIVVDDQSGSGLIALINPEITHAEGSQVGPEGCLSVPGYFGDVERFNKVTVKGIDPHNKKVTIKAEGFLARIFQHEIDHLEGHLFIEKATNLRLITDHPEEKEIV from the coding sequence ATGGCTGTATTAGATGTTGTGAAAGCAGGTCATCCCGTTTTAAAACAAGTGGCGGAACCTGTAGAACATGTTAATAAAAAACTTAGAGTCCTTATCGATGATATGGCTGAAACTATGTATAAGACTGAAGGAGTTGGTCTTGCAGCACCTCAAGTGGCTGTAGCTAAACGTATTATCGTTGTAGATGACCAATCTGGTAGTGGTCTTATTGCGCTAATTAACCCTGAAATCACTCATGCTGAAGGTTCTCAAGTTGGACCTGAAGGATGCTTAAGTGTGCCAGGATATTTCGGAGATGTGGAACGATTTAATAAAGTCACCGTTAAAGGTATTGATCCACATAATAAGAAGGTAACTATAAAAGCTGAAGGTTTTTTGGCGCGTATTTTCCAACATGAAATTGATCACTTGGAAGGTCATTTGTTTATTGAAAAAGCAACTAACTTACGATTAATTACTGATCATCCAGAGGAGAAAGAAATTGTCTGA